In Sphingomonas sp. R1, a single genomic region encodes these proteins:
- a CDS encoding 2-keto-4-pentenoate hydratase: MEGKEALAEQAHAEAIAQAFVAARRARQGFADYPGAMPQTLEEAYAIQSRAIALFGKPVAGWKVGRVPDALVAQFGANRLAGPIFADSIVWAEDGQVPEMGIFRDGFGAAEAEYLVKLGPLPADFDRAWTNEEVLPYVAELRVGIEIASSPFAGINGHGPAVTVSDFGNNNGLLIGYRISSEEDFLGAPVSLTIDGEVAGTGTASAMLDGPIGAVRFLFERAAKGLPLAEGQWISTGAVTGVHPVEAGAKVEAQFGSDMRVRCTIGIA; encoded by the coding sequence ATGGAAGGGAAAGAAGCATTGGCGGAGCAGGCACACGCGGAGGCCATCGCGCAGGCATTCGTGGCGGCACGCCGCGCGCGGCAGGGGTTCGCCGACTATCCCGGGGCGATGCCGCAGACGCTGGAGGAGGCCTATGCCATCCAGTCGCGCGCGATCGCGCTGTTCGGCAAGCCGGTCGCCGGGTGGAAGGTGGGCCGCGTGCCCGATGCCCTGGTCGCGCAGTTCGGCGCCAACCGCCTGGCCGGGCCGATCTTCGCCGACAGCATCGTCTGGGCAGAGGACGGACAGGTGCCGGAGATGGGGATTTTCCGCGACGGGTTCGGCGCGGCGGAGGCCGAATATCTGGTAAAGCTGGGGCCGCTTCCGGCCGACTTCGATCGGGCTTGGACCAATGAGGAGGTTCTGCCTTATGTCGCGGAACTGCGCGTCGGGATCGAGATCGCCAGCTCGCCCTTCGCCGGCATCAACGGGCACGGCCCTGCGGTGACGGTTTCCGACTTCGGCAACAATAATGGTCTCCTGATCGGATACCGTATATCTTCTGAAGAGGATTTCCTTGGCGCGCCCGTGTCGCTAACGATCGACGGGGAGGTCGCTGGAACCGGCACCGCGAGCGCCATGCTCGACGGACCGATCGGAGCGGTGCGCTTCTTGTTCGAACGTGCGGCCAAGGGCTTGCCACTGGCCGAAGGGCAGTGGATCTCTACCGGCGCCGTCACCGGCGTGCATCCGGTAGAGGCCGGAGCGAAGGTCGAGGCGCAGTTCGGATCGGACATGCGGGTGCGGTGCACGATCGGGATCGCATGA